A window from Carbonactinospora thermoautotrophica encodes these proteins:
- a CDS encoding Acg family FMN-binding oxidoreductase → MNLDMGGGVLSPAEEQVLARAVDAAPSVLNTRPWRLHVDGDVVDLHADPARRLEVMDPRGREQTISCGAALMNLRLAAAHLGREPVVESFPDPEDPTLLARVRLDREHRPTREEERLYAAIPTRHTDRRPFREERLPAQTVALLEDAASAEGGILRILIREELPAMLQVARAAQERYRADPALRAELARWVGGTRGREYGIPAFELGPRSGDPLAPVRDFDPSGGIPRGEADFEREPNLALLSTFYDEPADWLRAGQAMQRVLLLATDLGLSTSLLTHPLELADLRQWVRDPSLITGYPQVILRLGHPR, encoded by the coding sequence ATGAACCTGGACATGGGTGGCGGGGTTCTCTCGCCGGCCGAGGAACAGGTCCTGGCGCGTGCCGTGGACGCGGCGCCGTCCGTGCTCAACACCCGGCCGTGGCGGCTCCACGTCGACGGCGACGTCGTCGACCTCCACGCTGACCCCGCACGCCGCCTGGAGGTCATGGACCCCCGGGGCCGAGAGCAGACGATCTCGTGCGGCGCGGCCCTGATGAACCTGCGTCTCGCCGCCGCCCACCTCGGCCGCGAACCGGTCGTCGAGTCGTTCCCCGACCCTGAAGACCCCACCCTGCTCGCGCGCGTCCGCCTGGACCGCGAGCACCGCCCGACCCGGGAGGAAGAGCGGCTTTACGCCGCGATCCCGACCCGGCACACCGACCGTCGCCCCTTCCGCGAGGAGCGGCTGCCCGCGCAGACGGTGGCGCTCCTGGAGGACGCGGCCTCGGCGGAGGGCGGCATCCTGCGCATCCTCATCCGCGAGGAACTGCCCGCGATGCTCCAGGTGGCGCGTGCGGCTCAGGAACGCTACCGGGCGGACCCGGCGCTGCGGGCGGAGCTGGCCCGGTGGGTCGGTGGCACGCGCGGCCGCGAGTACGGCATCCCCGCCTTCGAACTCGGGCCCCGGTCGGGCGACCCGCTCGCCCCTGTGCGGGACTTCGACCCGAGCGGGGGTATCCCGCGCGGGGAGGCCGACTTTGAACGCGAGCCCAACCTCGCGCTGCTCTCCACCTTCTACGACGAGCCCGCGGACTGGCTGCGGGCAGGACAGGCGATGCAGCGGGTGTTGCTCCTGGCGACCGATCTGGGCCTGTCCACCTCGCTCCTCACCCACCCCCTGGAGCTGGCCGACCTGCGCCAGTGGGTGCGCGACCCGTCGTTGATCACCGGCTACCCCCAGGTCATCCTGCGGCTCGGCCACCCACGGTGA
- a CDS encoding Tn3 family transposase codes for MRRSRPTTPDTHGTSVAGFPFTELLGFRLLPRLKNIGAIRLHSPDAAPGAWPKLQRIIKNRPIIRLGG; via the coding sequence ATGCGCAGATCGAGGCCAACTACACCCGACACCCACGGCACGAGCGTCGCCGGGTTCCCTTTCACCGAACTGCTCGGGTTCCGGCTGTTGCCCCGGCTGAAGAACATCGGCGCCATCCGCCTGCACTCCCCCGACGCGGCGCCAGGGGCCTGGCCGAAGCTGCAGCGCATCATCAAGAACCGCCCGATCATCCGATTGGGAGGGTGA
- a CDS encoding bifunctional acetate--CoA ligase family protein/GNAT family N-acetyltransferase: MPGLQVGESDALTITGRVLRIRPVRAEDLPALRELNRRISDRSVFLRFFALNRLAADRYVEQLTDERDSAHRGVVGELDGRVVAVASLHRIGGEDRAEIGLLVDDDCQGEGIGTLLLEELAAAAAREGIRELVAETLAENAAVLRVFTDSGFAEDCRWEGGEALIRLRTAADPAFLEALDERERRAESASLAPLFRPRSVAVVGAGRAPGGVGHEALRSIVAGGFTGRLYAVNPHAAEIAGVPCFPDVTALPEAVDLVVIAVPAPSVTGVVTACGKAGTRVAVVLSSGFADAGPEGRRRQAELLAAARRYGMRLVGPNCLGVVVTDPEVSLNATFAPARLRPGRLALASQSGAVGMAVLDHAARVGLGLSSFVSLGNKADVSGNDLLLYWAGDERTRVIALYLESFGNPRKFARIARRLARVKPILTLTGGVTPTGGRAGRSHTAALASSDTALEALFAQAGVVRTRTLEELLEAARLFAEQPVPSGDRLAILGNAGGAGVLAADAAHLAGLTVPCLSEELRQRLTRALPAAPAVDNPIDLGAAAAPHQFAAALDLLLGSGEVDAVMVNVAATAATDPAGVARAVTEAHARHQNIPFAACVLGAADRPSGWAGQGGEIPVYEFPESAVRALAHAARYGRWLRRPPGRVHAWPVDLAPARRLVDGFLAAHPDGGWLGLADAIRLLACFGIEVVQTVRVSSAEEAVAVADRLGYPVAMKAAVPGRVHKTEYGGVRLGLGTAGEVRTAYQRLAAGLAGEPGTEIFVQPMVAAPIELIVGVTYERPFGPLVACGLGGVATEVLRDQVFRMPPLTDLDAAEMLRSLRSAPLLFGYRGAQGVNIGAVEELLQRVGQLAATLPEVTELDLNPVMAGPSGAVPVDVRVRVAPAPLDPEGRLRALTSVHR, encoded by the coding sequence ATGCCGGGGCTGCAGGTAGGAGAATCCGATGCGCTCACGATCACCGGGCGGGTCCTGCGGATCAGGCCGGTCCGGGCCGAGGACCTGCCCGCGTTGCGGGAGCTGAACCGAAGGATCAGCGACCGCAGCGTGTTCCTCCGGTTCTTCGCGCTGAACCGGTTGGCGGCCGACCGGTACGTGGAGCAGTTGACCGATGAACGCGACAGCGCGCATCGAGGGGTGGTGGGGGAGCTGGACGGGCGGGTGGTGGCGGTCGCCAGCCTGCACCGGATCGGGGGAGAGGACCGAGCCGAGATCGGGCTGCTGGTGGACGACGACTGCCAGGGGGAGGGGATCGGCACGCTGCTGCTGGAGGAGCTGGCCGCCGCCGCGGCCCGGGAGGGGATCCGTGAGCTGGTCGCCGAGACGCTCGCGGAGAACGCGGCCGTGCTGCGGGTGTTCACCGACTCCGGCTTCGCCGAGGACTGCCGGTGGGAGGGCGGGGAGGCGCTGATCCGGCTGCGTACCGCGGCCGATCCGGCCTTCCTGGAGGCGTTGGACGAGCGGGAACGCCGCGCGGAGAGCGCGTCGCTGGCTCCGCTGTTCCGGCCGCGTTCGGTCGCCGTGGTCGGCGCCGGGCGGGCACCGGGTGGGGTGGGGCACGAGGCGTTGCGCTCGATCGTGGCCGGTGGGTTCACCGGCCGGCTGTACGCGGTGAACCCGCACGCCGCCGAGATCGCCGGCGTGCCGTGCTTCCCGGACGTGACGGCCCTGCCGGAGGCGGTCGACCTCGTGGTGATCGCGGTGCCCGCACCCTCGGTGACCGGGGTGGTCACCGCCTGCGGCAAGGCCGGGACGCGGGTCGCGGTGGTGCTGTCGTCCGGGTTCGCCGACGCCGGGCCCGAAGGGCGGCGCCGGCAGGCGGAGCTGCTCGCGGCCGCCCGGCGATACGGGATGCGGCTGGTGGGCCCGAACTGCCTCGGGGTCGTGGTCACCGACCCCGAGGTCAGCCTGAACGCCACGTTCGCCCCGGCCCGGTTGCGTCCCGGCCGGCTCGCGTTGGCCTCCCAGTCCGGCGCGGTCGGCATGGCGGTGCTGGATCACGCCGCCCGCGTCGGGCTCGGGCTCTCTTCGTTCGTCTCGCTCGGCAACAAGGCGGACGTCAGCGGCAACGATCTCCTGCTGTACTGGGCGGGTGACGAGCGCACCCGGGTGATCGCGCTGTACCTGGAGTCGTTCGGCAACCCGCGCAAGTTCGCCCGCATCGCCCGCCGGCTGGCCCGCGTCAAGCCGATCCTGACGCTGACCGGGGGCGTGACCCCCACGGGCGGCCGGGCCGGTCGCTCGCACACCGCCGCCCTGGCCTCCTCCGACACCGCGCTGGAAGCGCTGTTCGCCCAGGCGGGCGTGGTGCGGACGCGCACGCTGGAGGAGCTGCTCGAGGCGGCGCGGCTGTTCGCCGAGCAGCCGGTGCCATCCGGGGACCGGCTGGCCATCCTCGGCAACGCCGGCGGGGCAGGGGTGCTCGCGGCCGACGCCGCGCACCTCGCCGGCCTCACCGTGCCCTGCCTGTCGGAGGAGCTGCGGCAGCGGCTCACCCGGGCGCTGCCGGCCGCGCCGGCCGTGGACAACCCCATCGACCTGGGGGCGGCAGCGGCACCGCACCAGTTCGCCGCCGCGCTGGACCTGCTGCTGGGCAGCGGCGAGGTGGACGCGGTGATGGTGAACGTGGCGGCCACCGCGGCGACCGACCCGGCCGGGGTGGCGCGCGCCGTGACCGAAGCACACGCCCGGCACCAGAACATCCCGTTCGCCGCGTGCGTGCTGGGCGCCGCCGACCGGCCGTCGGGGTGGGCCGGCCAGGGCGGGGAGATCCCGGTGTACGAGTTCCCCGAGTCAGCGGTACGCGCGCTCGCCCACGCCGCCCGCTATGGCCGCTGGCTGCGCCGGCCACCTGGCCGTGTTCACGCCTGGCCGGTGGATCTCGCCCCGGCGCGCCGGTTGGTCGACGGCTTCCTCGCCGCGCATCCCGACGGCGGCTGGCTCGGCTTGGCGGACGCGATACGGCTGCTGGCCTGCTTCGGGATCGAGGTCGTGCAGACGGTGCGGGTCTCCAGCGCCGAGGAGGCCGTCGCGGTCGCGGACCGGCTCGGCTACCCGGTCGCGATGAAGGCCGCGGTCCCCGGCCGGGTCCACAAGACCGAGTACGGCGGGGTGCGGCTGGGCCTGGGCACGGCGGGGGAGGTGCGGACCGCCTACCAGCGGCTCGCGGCCGGCCTCGCCGGCGAGCCCGGTACCGAGATCTTCGTCCAGCCCATGGTCGCCGCCCCGATCGAGCTGATCGTCGGGGTGACCTATGAGCGCCCCTTCGGTCCGCTCGTCGCCTGCGGGCTGGGCGGCGTCGCGACGGAGGTGCTGCGCGACCAGGTGTTCCGGATGCCGCCGCTCACCGACCTCGACGCCGCTGAGATGCTGCGGTCGCTGCGCTCCGCGCCGCTGCTCTTCGGCTACCGGGGCGCGCAGGGCGTGAACATCGGCGCGGTGGAGGAACTCCTGCAGCGGGTCGGCCAGCTCGCGGCCACCCTGCCGGAGGTCACCGAGCTGGACCTGAACCCGGTCATGGCCGGCCCGTCCGGCGCGGTGCCGGTGGACGTACGGGTCCGCGTGGCCCCCGCACCGCTCGATCCTGAAGGCAGGCTGCGGGCGCTCACCTCCGTGCACCGCTGA
- the selA gene encoding L-seryl-tRNA(Sec) selenium transferase — MDDPGTDDRRRRVPRTDVVLADPRLADAVRRLGRDLVKSLVAAAQDRARAGEVAPESVADTVVAALPAAACGMRPVINATGVLLHTNLGRAALSPAARDALLAASGTTDVELDLRTGARGRRGRTALDALAAAVPAAQAVHVVNNNAAALVLAATALAAGREIVISRGELVEIGDGFRIPDLLTSTGARLREVGTTNRTGLADYAAAVGPDTGFVLKVHPSNFRVTGFTSAVGIAGLAGLGVTVVGDIGSGLLAPEPLLSEEPAAASWLAAGAGLVTASGDKLLGGPQCGLLLGRAEIVERLRRHPLARALRVDKLTLAALEATLRGPATPTYRFLHADPAELRDRAARLAARLRAEGIEATAVASEATVGGGGAPGVPLPSAAVALPHPLAERLRLGTPAVLARVQRERCLLDLRAVPPEDDAAVAEAVREATRAG; from the coding sequence ATGGATGACCCGGGCACGGATGACCGCCGCCGGCGCGTTCCCCGCACCGACGTCGTCCTGGCCGACCCGAGACTGGCCGACGCCGTCCGCCGCCTCGGCCGGGACCTGGTGAAGTCGCTGGTCGCCGCGGCCCAGGACCGGGCCCGCGCCGGGGAGGTCGCGCCGGAGTCGGTGGCGGACACAGTGGTCGCCGCGCTGCCCGCCGCCGCGTGCGGCATGCGCCCGGTGATCAACGCCACCGGGGTGCTGCTGCACACCAACCTCGGCCGGGCGGCCCTGTCGCCCGCGGCGCGCGACGCGCTGCTCGCCGCCTCGGGGACGACGGACGTGGAGCTGGACCTGCGCACCGGCGCGCGGGGCCGGCGCGGCAGGACCGCGCTCGACGCGCTCGCGGCGGCCGTGCCGGCCGCGCAGGCGGTGCACGTGGTCAACAACAACGCCGCCGCGCTCGTGCTCGCCGCCACCGCGCTCGCCGCCGGCCGGGAGATCGTCATCAGCCGTGGGGAGCTGGTCGAGATCGGCGACGGCTTCCGCATCCCCGACCTGCTCACCTCCACCGGCGCCCGGCTGCGTGAGGTCGGCACCACCAACCGCACCGGCCTGGCAGACTACGCCGCAGCGGTCGGGCCCGACACCGGCTTCGTGCTCAAGGTGCACCCGTCGAACTTCCGCGTCACCGGGTTCACCTCCGCCGTGGGCATCGCCGGGCTCGCCGGGCTCGGCGTGACGGTCGTCGGCGACATCGGCTCCGGCCTGCTCGCCCCTGAGCCGCTGCTGTCCGAGGAACCCGCCGCCGCCTCCTGGCTCGCGGCCGGCGCCGGCCTGGTGACGGCCAGCGGCGACAAGCTGCTCGGCGGGCCGCAGTGCGGCCTGCTGCTGGGCCGCGCCGAGATCGTGGAGCGGCTGCGCCGGCACCCGCTCGCCCGAGCACTGCGGGTGGACAAGCTCACGCTGGCGGCGCTGGAGGCGACGCTGCGGGGGCCGGCCACGCCGACGTACCGGTTCCTGCACGCGGACCCCGCCGAGCTGCGGGACCGCGCCGCCCGGCTGGCCGCACGGCTGCGCGCCGAGGGGATCGAAGCCACGGCGGTCGCCAGCGAGGCGACGGTGGGCGGCGGGGGCGCGCCGGGCGTGCCGCTGCCCAGCGCTGCCGTCGCCCTCCCCCACCCCTTGGCCGAGCGGCTGCGCCTCGGCACGCCCGCCGTGCTGGCGCGAGTCCAGCGCGAGCGCTGCCTGCTCGACCTGCGAGCGGTCCCGCCGGAAGACGACGCGGCCGTGGCCGAGGCCGTACGGGAAGCCACACGGGCGGGGTGA
- a CDS encoding DUF3040 domain-containing protein yields MARFPEQPFSDLEAQMRRDDPRFAHALETGRPYRPRKYRHGSAWLLLAISLTTFIAGVVAGQGLLIAAGLVLAGVAGHLLDRRQPFARRRVHPRKL; encoded by the coding sequence GTGGCCCGCTTCCCCGAGCAGCCCTTCAGTGACCTCGAAGCCCAGATGCGGCGGGACGACCCCCGATTCGCCCATGCCCTGGAGACCGGCCGTCCATACCGGCCGCGGAAATACCGACACGGATCCGCGTGGCTGCTGCTGGCCATCTCCCTCACGACCTTTATCGCAGGCGTCGTCGCCGGACAGGGCCTGCTCATCGCGGCCGGCCTCGTCCTGGCCGGAGTCGCCGGGCATCTCCTCGACCGCCGACAGCCCTTCGCCCGGCGCCGCGTTCACCCCCGCAAGTTATGA
- a CDS encoding glutathione-independent formaldehyde dehydrogenase: protein MKAVVYKGPFEVAVEEVENPRIEHPNDAIVRITTAAICGSDLHMYEGRTKAEPGIVFGHENMGIVEEVGPGVTSIKQGDRVVMPFNVACGFCKNCVAGYTGFCLTVNPGFAGGAYGYVAMGPYTGGQAEYLRVPYADFNCLKLPPGTEQEADFALLADIFPTGYHGCELAQVSPGESVAVYGGGPVGLMAAYSALLRGASKVFVVDRVAERLQKAEEIGAIPINFQEGDPAAQIKEQTNGEGTDKGVDAVGYQAQMHTGEGEEPAIVLNSLIETVRPTGMLGVPGLYVPADPGGPDENAKRGMLLMGIGRFFEKGLRMGTGQCNVKRYNRQLRDLIIAGRAKPSFVVSHELPLDQAPQAYEKFDKRVEGYTKVLLHP, encoded by the coding sequence GTGAAAGCCGTAGTTTACAAGGGTCCGTTCGAAGTAGCGGTGGAAGAGGTCGAGAACCCCAGGATCGAACACCCGAACGACGCGATCGTTCGGATCACGACCGCCGCGATCTGCGGCTCGGACCTACACATGTACGAGGGCCGCACCAAGGCCGAGCCCGGCATCGTCTTCGGGCACGAGAACATGGGCATCGTCGAAGAGGTTGGCCCTGGGGTCACCTCGATCAAGCAGGGCGACCGGGTGGTGATGCCCTTCAACGTCGCCTGCGGGTTCTGCAAGAACTGCGTCGCGGGCTACACCGGCTTCTGCCTGACCGTCAACCCCGGGTTCGCCGGAGGGGCGTACGGCTACGTGGCGATGGGGCCGTACACCGGCGGCCAGGCCGAGTACCTGCGCGTCCCCTACGCCGACTTCAACTGTCTGAAGCTGCCTCCGGGGACCGAGCAGGAAGCCGATTTCGCCTTGCTCGCCGACATCTTCCCGACCGGCTACCACGGCTGCGAGCTGGCCCAGGTCTCGCCGGGTGAGAGCGTTGCGGTGTACGGCGGCGGGCCGGTCGGCCTCATGGCCGCCTACTCGGCGCTGCTCCGGGGCGCTTCCAAGGTCTTCGTGGTCGACCGGGTGGCCGAGCGGCTGCAGAAGGCGGAGGAGATCGGGGCCATCCCGATCAACTTCCAGGAGGGCGACCCGGCCGCGCAGATCAAGGAGCAGACGAACGGCGAGGGCACCGACAAGGGCGTCGACGCGGTCGGTTACCAGGCCCAGATGCACACCGGCGAGGGCGAGGAGCCGGCCATCGTCCTCAACTCGCTCATCGAGACCGTCCGCCCGACCGGGATGCTCGGCGTGCCCGGGCTGTACGTGCCCGCCGACCCCGGCGGACCCGACGAGAACGCCAAGCGCGGGATGCTCCTCATGGGCATTGGCAGGTTCTTTGAGAAGGGCCTGCGCATGGGCACCGGGCAGTGCAACGTGAAGCGCTATAACCGGCAGCTTCGCGATCTCATCATCGCGGGGCGGGCGAAGCCGAGCTTCGTCGTCTCCCATGAGCTCCCGCTCGACCAGGCGCCTCAGGCGTACGAGAAGTTCGACAAGCGGGTGGAGGGCTACACCAAGGTACTCCTGCACCCGTAA
- the selD gene encoding selenide, water dikinase SelD: MSANTASGTTLRLTRYAHGGGCACKIPPGELERVLAGLAPGVPGDAAGTLLVGLETGDDAAAVHLDGTGIAVLATADFFTPVVDDPYDWGRIAAANALSDVYAMGGRPLVAVNLLAWPRDTLPLELAALVLRGGLDVTREAGCHLAGGHSVDDPEPKYGMAVTGIADPDRLLRNDAGRAGLPLSLTKPLGVGVLNNRHKATGEVFPHAVASMAALNREASEAALAAGIRCATDVTGFGLLGHLYKLARASGVTAVVDASAVPYLEGACEAARDGFVSGGTRRNLAWVAPHTDFGGADEVTRLLLADAQTSGGLLLAGEIPGAPVIGELVPAGEYPLVVR, translated from the coding sequence ATGTCCGCTAACACCGCCAGTGGCACGACTCTCCGCCTGACCCGGTACGCGCACGGCGGGGGATGCGCCTGCAAGATCCCGCCCGGGGAGCTGGAGCGCGTACTGGCCGGGCTGGCCCCCGGCGTGCCGGGCGACGCCGCCGGGACGCTGCTCGTGGGCCTGGAGACCGGGGACGACGCCGCCGCCGTTCACCTGGACGGGACCGGTATCGCCGTCCTGGCCACCGCCGACTTCTTCACCCCGGTGGTGGACGACCCCTACGACTGGGGTCGCATCGCCGCCGCCAACGCCTTGTCGGACGTGTACGCGATGGGCGGGCGGCCCCTGGTGGCCGTGAACCTGCTCGCCTGGCCGCGCGACACGCTGCCGCTCGAACTGGCCGCACTGGTGCTGCGCGGCGGCCTGGACGTGACCCGCGAAGCCGGCTGCCACCTGGCCGGCGGGCACAGCGTCGACGACCCGGAGCCCAAGTACGGGATGGCGGTGACGGGGATCGCCGACCCCGACCGCCTGCTGCGCAACGATGCCGGCCGGGCCGGCCTGCCGCTGTCGCTGACCAAGCCGCTCGGCGTCGGTGTGCTGAACAACCGGCACAAGGCGACCGGGGAGGTCTTCCCGCACGCGGTCGCGTCGATGGCGGCGCTGAACCGGGAGGCGAGTGAGGCGGCGCTGGCGGCCGGCATCCGCTGCGCCACGGACGTGACCGGGTTCGGGCTGCTGGGACACCTGTACAAGCTGGCGCGCGCGTCCGGGGTCACCGCGGTCGTGGACGCCTCCGCCGTGCCGTACCTGGAGGGTGCGTGCGAGGCCGCCCGCGACGGTTTCGTCAGCGGCGGCACCCGGCGCAACCTCGCCTGGGTGGCGCCGCACACCGACTTCGGCGGCGCGGACGAGGTGACCCGCCTGCTGCTGGCCGACGCCCAGACCTCCGGTGGGCTGCTGCTGGCCGGCGAGATCCCGGGCGCGCCGGTGATCGGCGAGCTGGTGCCCGCCGGGGAGTACCCGCTCGTGGTCCGGTGA
- a CDS encoding sensor histidine kinase yields MSLFWRIFLLNAAVLTAATVLLLLGPVTVSTPVLLTEALILTAGLSAMLTANAVLLRIGLAPLQRLTRAMTTIDLLRPGPRPAVTGYGEIADLIRTFNAMLARLEAERTASSARALSAQEAERRRIAQELHDEVGQTLTAVLLELKRVADQAPEPVRAELYQVQGTTRDSLDEIRRIARRLRPGVLEELGLVSALKALATEVPPHAGLTVRCQLDNDLPALDDEAELVLYRVAQESLTNTVRHARATRLEFRLRRGPTGVELRIRDDGRGLGQAPEGAGIRGMRERALLIGAELALGPSPEGGTEVRLHVPIRNGSD; encoded by the coding sequence GTGTCCCTGTTCTGGCGGATCTTCCTGCTCAACGCCGCGGTGCTCACCGCGGCCACGGTCCTGCTCCTGCTCGGACCCGTCACCGTCTCCACCCCGGTACTGCTCACCGAGGCCCTGATCCTGACCGCCGGACTCTCCGCCATGCTCACTGCGAACGCCGTCCTCCTCCGGATCGGCCTCGCCCCGCTGCAACGGCTCACCCGCGCCATGACCACGATCGACCTGCTGCGCCCCGGTCCCCGCCCAGCGGTCACCGGCTACGGTGAGATCGCCGACCTGATCAGGACCTTCAACGCCATGCTCGCTCGGCTGGAGGCCGAGCGCACCGCCAGCAGCGCCCGCGCCCTGTCCGCGCAGGAAGCCGAACGCCGCCGCATCGCCCAAGAACTCCACGACGAGGTCGGCCAAACCCTCACCGCGGTCCTGCTCGAACTCAAACGGGTCGCGGACCAGGCACCCGAGCCGGTGCGCGCCGAGCTGTACCAGGTTCAGGGGACCACCCGCGACAGCCTCGACGAGATCCGCCGGATCGCCCGCCGGCTCCGCCCCGGCGTCCTGGAGGAACTCGGCCTGGTCAGCGCCCTCAAAGCGCTGGCCACCGAGGTCCCCCCACACGCCGGGCTCACCGTCCGGTGCCAGCTCGACAACGACCTGCCCGCCCTCGACGACGAAGCCGAACTGGTCCTCTACCGCGTCGCTCAGGAAAGCCTCACCAACACCGTCCGCCACGCCCGCGCCACACGCCTTGAGTTCAGACTCCGCCGCGGCCCCACCGGAGTGGAACTGCGCATCCGCGACGACGGCCGAGGGCTCGGCCAAGCCCCCGAAGGCGCCGGCATCCGAGGCATGCGCGAACGCGCCCTGCTCATCGGCGCCGAACTCGCCCTCGGCCCCAGCCCCGAGGGCGGCACCGAAGTACGCCTGCACGTGCCCATCCGGAACGGGAGCGACTGA
- a CDS encoding cation:proton antiporter, with protein sequence MGHAETLLAMGGAFLAAACLARLGSRIGLPTIPLFMLAGILLGPHTPGFVLVEDPHELGMLSALGLVLLLFYLGLEFHLDDLKRGGGRLLAAGGIYLLLNVGAGLGLGFALGWGVREALVLAGVIGISSSAIVTKILIDLGRLGNPETRLILGVIVVEDVFLALYLAALQPVISGAQGTADAALQIAKAFGFLLVLAAAARYGTRLIGRLIAVRDDELLVVSFLGAVVLVAGISEELGVADAIGAFMVGLILSGTPSRERIRKLVHPLRDAFGAIFFFAFGLAIDPGDFPSVAVPVALAAALTIAMNVAAGLIAARLHRYGSEPAANIATTLLARGEFALILAAMATAAGLDGRLAPFIAGYVLVLAVLGPIVAGRSHWLARGLRTMGAVLPARRAKATTTDTESTDRAQTSRDLTSVPTPAETTPTDNTAHTHRYGDKTAHTHRYGDKTAHTHRYGDKPVSVHDRTGK encoded by the coding sequence GTGGGACATGCTGAGACCCTGCTCGCCATGGGCGGCGCCTTTCTGGCCGCCGCCTGCCTCGCCCGCCTCGGCAGCCGCATCGGCTTGCCGACCATCCCGCTGTTCATGCTGGCCGGCATCCTGCTCGGCCCCCACACCCCCGGCTTCGTCCTCGTCGAGGACCCCCACGAGCTCGGGATGCTCTCCGCACTCGGGCTCGTGCTGCTGCTGTTCTACCTCGGCCTGGAGTTCCACCTCGACGACCTCAAGCGCGGCGGTGGGCGCCTCCTGGCCGCTGGCGGGATCTATCTGCTCCTCAACGTCGGCGCCGGCCTAGGCTTGGGCTTCGCGCTGGGGTGGGGCGTCCGGGAAGCGCTCGTCCTCGCCGGTGTCATCGGCATCTCCTCGTCCGCGATCGTCACCAAGATCCTCATCGACCTGGGACGTCTCGGTAATCCGGAGACCCGTCTCATCCTGGGCGTCATCGTCGTGGAGGACGTCTTCCTCGCCCTGTACCTCGCGGCGCTGCAGCCGGTCATCAGCGGCGCCCAGGGCACGGCGGACGCCGCCCTGCAGATCGCCAAGGCCTTCGGTTTTCTCCTGGTGCTCGCCGCCGCTGCCCGGTACGGTACCCGGCTGATCGGCCGTCTCATCGCGGTCCGTGACGACGAACTGCTCGTCGTCAGCTTCCTCGGCGCCGTTGTCCTGGTCGCGGGCATTTCCGAGGAACTCGGCGTCGCCGACGCCATCGGCGCCTTCATGGTCGGCCTCATCCTCAGCGGCACCCCGTCGAGAGAGCGCATCCGCAAGCTGGTCCATCCGCTGCGCGACGCCTTCGGCGCGATATTCTTCTTCGCCTTCGGCCTTGCCATCGACCCCGGTGACTTCCCTTCCGTCGCGGTCCCCGTCGCTTTGGCCGCCGCCCTGACCATCGCCATGAACGTGGCCGCCGGACTCATCGCCGCCCGCCTGCACCGCTACGGTTCCGAGCCAGCCGCGAACATCGCCACCACCCTCCTGGCCCGCGGCGAATTCGCCCTCATCCTGGCCGCCATGGCCACAGCAGCCGGACTCGACGGCCGCCTGGCCCCGTTCATCGCCGGCTACGTTCTCGTCCTGGCCGTCCTCGGCCCCATCGTGGCCGGGCGCTCCCACTGGCTCGCCCGCGGCCTGCGGACCATGGGCGCTGTTCTCCCGGCCCGCCGGGCCAAGGCCACGACGACGGACACCGAATCCACCGACCGGGCCCAGACCTCCCGAGACCTCACCTCAGTCCCCACCCCGGCCGAAACCACCCCTACCGACAACACCGCCCACACGCACCGTTACGGGGACAAGACCGCCCACACGCACCGTTACGGGGACAAGACCGCCCACACGCACCGTTACGGGGACAAGCCGGTTTCAGTCCACGACCGCACCGGCAAGTAG
- a CDS encoding response regulator encodes MPEATKTRILLADDHALVRRGVRLILDSEPDLTVVAEAGDGAEAIEKARINQPDLAILDIAMPRLTGMQAARELSRLQPDLRILILTMYDNEQYFFEALKAGACGYVLKSVADRDLVEACRAAMRDEPFLYPGAVTALIRNYLDRAREGDSIPAKAITVREEEILKLVAEGHSSKEIADILVISVKTVERHRANLLQKLGLRDRLELTRYAIRAGLIEP; translated from the coding sequence ATGCCTGAGGCAACGAAGACCCGCATCCTGCTCGCCGACGACCACGCCCTGGTCCGCCGCGGGGTCCGGCTCATCCTCGACAGCGAACCGGACCTGACCGTGGTCGCCGAGGCCGGCGACGGCGCGGAGGCGATCGAGAAGGCCCGCATCAACCAGCCCGACCTGGCCATCCTCGACATCGCCATGCCCCGGCTGACCGGCATGCAGGCCGCCCGCGAGCTGTCCCGCCTCCAGCCGGACCTGCGCATCCTCATCCTGACCATGTACGACAACGAGCAGTACTTCTTCGAAGCGCTCAAAGCCGGCGCCTGCGGATACGTCCTCAAGTCCGTCGCCGACCGGGACCTGGTCGAGGCCTGCCGCGCCGCCATGCGCGATGAGCCGTTCCTCTACCCCGGCGCGGTCACCGCGCTCATCCGCAACTACCTCGACCGCGCCAGAGAGGGCGACAGCATCCCCGCCAAGGCCATCACCGTCCGCGAGGAGGAGATCCTCAAACTCGTCGCCGAAGGCCACTCCTCGAAGGAGATCGCCGACATCCTCGTCATCAGCGTCAAGACCGTCGAGCGACACCGGGCCAATCTGCTGCAAAAGCTCGGCCTGCGCGACCGGCTGGAACTCACCCGCTACGCGATCCGAGCCGGACTGATCGAACCGTAG